The Salvia miltiorrhiza cultivar Shanhuang (shh) chromosome 1, IMPLAD_Smil_shh, whole genome shotgun sequence genome has a window encoding:
- the LOC130990003 gene encoding uncharacterized protein LOC130990003, producing the protein MAPTRKKRLPARKPKLPSPCPIQPTEEAPSAGASPALPATGTLPATTEMSSADALAIVVFSPPPTCENVPSAEPSASATISDVPVSPSPSTSRKRRRKVAIPTPKKLRKSTSGKAKLPTCSKAKAQTTTSTPLRRSSRQHARPITIDTRVHEIASTSDSEDEAYEQGEEEQAEDEQVEQDGEYEQEKEEQAETRPRQKPKRRKPAVPHSRFTVTKVGARSFQPHYQLHYSPTLVPAAASHLAHGVVHPL; encoded by the exons ATGGCTCCCACGAGGAAGAAGCGACTGCCAGCCCGCAAGCCCAAGCTGCCATCTCCATGCCCAATCCAACCCACCGAGGAAGCACCATCTGCCGGCGCGAGTCCGGCCCTTCCAGCCACCGGAACACTCCCCGCCACCACTGAGATGTCTTCGGCCGATGCTTTAGCCATCGTTGTGTTCTCACCGCCACCGACGTGTGAGAACGTACCATCCGCCGAGCCCTCAGCCTCAGCCACCATCTCCGACGTTCCGGTTTCTCCATCACCGTCTACCTCAAGGAAGAGACGTCGGAAGGTGGCCATTCCTACGCCAAAGAAGCTACGCAAATCCACCAGCGGGAAAGCCAAGCTCCCCACATGTAGTAAGGCGAAGGCACAAACTACGACCTCCACCCCTTTGAGGCGGAGCAGCCGCCAGCATGCTCGACCTATCACGATCGACACCCGCGTGCATGAGATTGCATCTACATCAGATTCTGAAGACGAAGCATACGAGCAGGGAGAAGAGGAGCAAGCTGAGGATGAACAGGTGGAACAAGACGGAGAGTACGAGCAGGAAAAGGAGGAGCAAGCTGAGACGAGGCCGCGCCAGAAGCCCAAGCGCCGGAAACCCGCTGTCCCTCACAGCCGGTTCACCGTTACCAAAGTCGGTGCGAG GTCCTTCCAGCCACACTACCAACTCCACTACTCCCCCACCCTGGTTCCTGCCGCAGCTTCACACCTTGCGCACGGAGTTGTGCACCCACTTTGA